A genomic region of Streptomyces diastaticus subsp. diastaticus contains the following coding sequences:
- a CDS encoding non-ribosomal peptide synthetase: MHGNLITTLHEHAQRQGPARALSFAPEPELGRPCSLTYGELSAGVSAAAGALRARLNPGDRVLLLLPPTAEFAYVFLGCLQAGVIAVPLSLPTNESGLERVVGVARDCDARAVVSVAPLRELLAATPVGSMDLTWIDAETLSDAEAPVSDIRSDDVAFLQYTSGSTRAPRGVVVTHGNLMDNEAAINRAFGVRPDSTVVSWLPLHHDMGLIGGLLQPLYAGARAVILDPLTFLRRPMAWLETIAAERADVSGGPNFAYDLCVRKSFQEERESLDLSTWRVAFNGAAPVLPQTLRAFTEAFASSGFRAEAHTPCYGLAEATLLVASAEAEEPSRSRSFDVASLEAGTAAPGTDRAVRELVSYRLSDHTALRVVDRDTGEPVSDGRVGEICVAGKSNGAGYWADPEASRRTFGLPVAGKPFLCTGDLGFVLDGRLYVSGRLKDLVISRGRNLHPEDMETDVAAAHPALRPGCGAVFGADDDDVLVVLQEVRAGTPEEQYPHLTRRIRGALARTYGVRAHTVGLLPPGAIPKTSSGKIQRFAAKRRFLLDELPYLARSTADAETDSTLAAKTAEASAGGFGAAHDRARADWLAEGLAAHLGDLLGTDDIDVRDAPASLGVESLVAVRLQHELEDLLGVRLPPSAVLRAPSLDALARTALDAPAHTAVATAAGGPRLTQTQRALWFIQRTAPRSYAYNITRAFTLTADIDRLTRALNAVVARHASLRLKVREVEGEPIAEVRPDAAVVPDVVNAASWTEAEVERWIRRQATTPFDLEHDWLIRAGILLRGDTHILVLTLHHLVCDVSSLSVLLAGLTEEYARDANPRDTPVPAAPHSALPVELEAAALTRADALHAFWGAELVGELPVLAPPSATHRRGWAGTTLSFRVPADVGSRLAAFARREGLTSHNVLLATFQALLHRVSGQADLVVGVPVAGRTDRQLVEHVGYLVNTLPIRSVWRREGFDAFARATQRRVLDALDHQELPFPLLAGRLDADRESGAPLVFQAMFSHYTRALPGGPDAAGLVLGDPSAALPLGDGQLRAHPVPDPTAQTDIALNVAELADGLECGLQYDSALLPRAQARQFVASYLAMLTALADDPGADVTRLPLLDDDGLREVLASGTGRTVPREDHYLRAFDRHVRATPDAVAVDDGTTTLTYAELDRRANHVAAVLVDAGVGPNANVVVCAERTAGYVAVVVGIHKASGCYVPISPSEAPVRAARMVAALDAGVVVTDGRGRPLVDRGAAPMLDIAELLRGEAAHGPALRARAADGAYVIHTSGSTGVPKPAVVTVRGLTNHVWQMVEHFGLGPEDCVGQTAPTSFDISVWQLLTGLAAGARTRIADGASPARLAAAIDDGITVLQIVPMMIAAILEEGVHRGLHRLRAVISTGEELTWDIARRWHVACPSVALYNAYGPAECADDVTIGKVTPQDDQTRPVPIGAPLANTSIHVLDDTLAAVPFGVVGELCVGGDGVGRGYLGDPRRTAIAFVPDPFGPPGARLYRTGDVGRRTGDGVLEYLGRADRQVSVRGLRIEPGEVEAALRELPGVADAAVKTHETPHGVSLVAHLAYGDDDRTAPDASPTTGQARGDEEPAADGPAREVAADAYARIRHALRDRLPRHMIPSVCVRWPSLPRSANGKVDHAALTYVPAAPHEAAEIRDDQVAAAVRAAWCAVLERPDIGWRDNFFLLGGHSLLALRMLDRVSRTLAIEFDVESVFAHPCLDEFVEAVRHASPRAGTSFAPAATFVTYPVPASAAQQRFWFLRELDARSPVYNMPGVLRFTGPLDPARLERSLRAVLAAHPVLLARFTEVDGVPHWEPAPVEEFELAHADLRGAVAEFGPEAVEQVIAQEAGTGFALPAELPFRALLVRGGPEEWHLAVTIDHLVCDGGSLPVFLRQLADHYNGRPPAANPYTYAQYCVDEHTWLADATGLADEWHGALPARPVTAPDVAAPTTPLVEGPDGAQGAPRHWFDVDERTAEAVRECAGRTGTTPFMVFATALAALLRGGDTPQTIVLGTLIANRDHPALQDVVGPLLNVSLLPVPLGPTDSFHDALKHVRDSSLRAYRSRYTPFQQVVRAVTHEADPTHTPFDVMVVMQPPADPTPDFDGVTTELTEIDNGTSPYPLTLDIEPRAGGYRCSLRYAADRYGGTGIARLAERYLKVLAACAASPEEAMEGER; encoded by the coding sequence ATGCACGGCAATCTCATCACCACCCTGCACGAGCACGCTCAGCGGCAGGGCCCGGCGCGCGCGCTCTCGTTCGCGCCGGAACCCGAGCTCGGACGGCCCTGCTCGCTCACCTACGGGGAGTTGAGCGCGGGCGTCTCGGCGGCGGCCGGTGCCCTGCGGGCCCGGCTGAACCCGGGGGACCGGGTGCTGCTGTTGCTGCCCCCCACAGCCGAGTTCGCGTACGTGTTCCTGGGGTGCCTCCAGGCGGGCGTGATCGCGGTGCCGTTGTCGCTGCCCACCAACGAGTCGGGGCTGGAGCGCGTGGTCGGCGTGGCCCGGGACTGCGACGCCCGCGCGGTCGTGTCCGTCGCGCCGCTGCGGGAACTGCTCGCCGCCACCCCGGTCGGGTCGATGGACCTCACGTGGATCGACGCGGAGACACTGTCGGACGCCGAAGCCCCGGTGTCCGACATCCGCTCCGACGACGTGGCGTTCCTGCAGTACACCTCCGGATCGACCCGGGCCCCCCGGGGTGTCGTCGTGACACACGGCAACCTCATGGACAACGAGGCCGCTATCAACCGGGCGTTCGGCGTGCGCCCGGACTCCACGGTGGTGAGCTGGCTGCCGCTGCACCACGACATGGGTCTGATCGGCGGGCTCCTGCAGCCGCTCTACGCCGGGGCGCGGGCGGTGATCCTCGACCCGCTGACCTTCCTGCGCAGACCGATGGCATGGCTGGAGACGATCGCGGCGGAGCGGGCGGACGTCAGCGGCGGCCCGAACTTCGCGTACGACCTCTGCGTCCGCAAGTCCTTCCAGGAGGAACGCGAGAGCCTGGACCTGAGCACGTGGCGGGTCGCCTTCAACGGTGCCGCGCCGGTGCTGCCGCAGACCCTTCGGGCGTTCACGGAGGCCTTCGCGAGCAGCGGTTTCCGCGCCGAGGCGCACACGCCGTGCTACGGGCTCGCGGAAGCGACCCTGCTGGTGGCGAGCGCCGAAGCCGAGGAACCGAGCCGGAGCCGGTCCTTCGACGTGGCGTCACTGGAAGCGGGCACCGCCGCGCCGGGCACGGATCGCGCGGTCAGGGAACTGGTCTCCTACCGGCTGTCCGACCACACGGCCCTGCGCGTCGTCGACCGCGACACCGGCGAGCCGGTGTCCGACGGCCGCGTCGGAGAGATCTGTGTGGCCGGGAAGAGCAACGGCGCGGGCTACTGGGCGGATCCGGAAGCGAGCCGTCGCACCTTCGGCCTGCCCGTGGCCGGAAAGCCGTTCCTGTGCACCGGCGACCTCGGATTCGTCCTCGACGGACGGCTGTACGTCTCCGGACGGCTCAAGGACCTGGTGATCTCCCGCGGCCGGAATCTGCACCCGGAGGACATGGAGACCGACGTCGCCGCCGCGCATCCGGCGCTTCGACCGGGCTGCGGCGCCGTTTTCGGAGCGGACGACGACGATGTGCTCGTCGTCCTCCAGGAGGTGCGGGCGGGCACGCCCGAGGAGCAGTACCCGCACCTGACCCGGCGGATCCGCGGCGCACTGGCGCGCACCTACGGCGTCCGCGCGCACACGGTCGGCCTCCTGCCGCCCGGCGCGATCCCCAAGACCTCCAGCGGCAAGATCCAGCGATTCGCCGCGAAACGACGGTTCCTCCTCGACGAACTGCCGTACCTGGCACGGTCGACGGCGGACGCCGAGACCGACTCGACCCTGGCCGCGAAGACAGCCGAGGCGAGCGCGGGCGGATTCGGCGCCGCACACGACCGGGCGCGAGCCGACTGGCTGGCCGAGGGGCTCGCGGCGCACCTGGGCGATCTGCTGGGCACCGACGACATCGACGTTCGGGACGCGCCGGCCTCACTCGGCGTCGAATCGCTGGTCGCCGTGCGCCTCCAGCACGAGCTCGAGGACCTGCTCGGGGTGCGGCTGCCGCCCAGCGCCGTCCTGCGCGCGCCGTCACTCGACGCGCTCGCCCGCACGGCGCTGGACGCCCCCGCCCACACCGCCGTGGCCACCGCGGCGGGGGGCCCACGACTCACGCAGACCCAGCGGGCCCTGTGGTTCATTCAGCGCACCGCCCCGCGCAGCTACGCCTACAACATCACCCGTGCCTTCACCCTCACCGCGGACATCGACCGGCTGACGCGCGCGCTCAACGCGGTCGTCGCCCGGCACGCCTCCCTGCGGCTGAAGGTCCGAGAGGTCGAGGGCGAACCGATCGCCGAAGTACGGCCCGATGCGGCGGTCGTCCCGGACGTCGTGAACGCGGCGAGCTGGACCGAGGCCGAGGTCGAGAGGTGGATCCGCAGGCAGGCAACCACACCGTTCGACCTCGAACACGACTGGCTGATACGGGCCGGGATCCTGCTGCGCGGCGACACTCACATCCTCGTCCTCACCCTGCATCACCTCGTCTGCGACGTCTCGTCACTGTCGGTGCTGCTGGCCGGGCTCACCGAGGAGTACGCACGCGACGCGAACCCGCGGGACACCCCCGTACCGGCCGCTCCCCACAGTGCGCTGCCGGTCGAGCTGGAGGCCGCCGCACTCACCCGCGCCGACGCCCTGCACGCTTTCTGGGGTGCGGAGTTGGTCGGTGAACTGCCCGTCCTGGCACCTCCCTCGGCGACCCACCGACGAGGCTGGGCGGGAACGACCCTGTCGTTCCGGGTGCCCGCCGACGTGGGGTCGCGACTCGCCGCCTTCGCCCGTCGGGAGGGCCTGACCTCGCACAACGTGCTGCTGGCGACGTTCCAGGCACTGCTGCACCGGGTATCGGGCCAGGCGGACCTGGTGGTCGGGGTGCCGGTGGCGGGCCGCACCGATCGGCAACTCGTCGAGCACGTCGGCTACTTGGTGAACACCCTGCCCATCCGTTCCGTGTGGCGGCGCGAGGGCTTCGACGCGTTCGCCCGGGCCACCCAGCGACGCGTACTGGACGCACTGGACCACCAGGAGCTGCCGTTCCCGCTGTTGGCGGGACGGCTCGACGCGGACCGCGAATCCGGTGCGCCACTGGTGTTCCAGGCGATGTTCAGCCACTACACCCGGGCCCTGCCGGGCGGACCGGACGCCGCCGGGCTCGTGCTCGGCGACCCGTCGGCCGCGCTGCCCCTCGGTGACGGACAGCTCCGCGCCCATCCCGTGCCTGACCCGACTGCCCAGACCGACATTGCACTGAACGTCGCGGAACTCGCGGACGGGCTGGAGTGCGGGCTCCAGTACGACAGCGCACTGCTGCCCCGGGCGCAGGCCCGGCAGTTCGTCGCCTCGTACCTGGCTATGCTGACGGCCCTGGCGGACGACCCCGGCGCCGACGTGACACGGCTTCCGCTGCTGGACGACGACGGCCTGCGCGAGGTCCTCGCGAGCGGCACGGGCCGCACGGTGCCGCGCGAGGACCACTACCTGCGGGCCTTCGACCGGCACGTCCGAGCCACACCCGACGCCGTGGCCGTCGACGACGGCACCACGACACTGACCTACGCCGAACTAGACCGCCGCGCCAACCATGTGGCGGCCGTGCTGGTCGACGCCGGCGTGGGCCCGAACGCCAACGTGGTGGTGTGCGCCGAGCGCACCGCCGGCTACGTCGCCGTCGTGGTCGGCATCCACAAGGCCTCGGGCTGCTACGTGCCGATCTCGCCGTCCGAGGCACCCGTGCGCGCGGCCCGCATGGTCGCGGCGCTCGACGCCGGCGTCGTGGTCACCGACGGCCGCGGCCGCCCGCTGGTCGACCGCGGTGCGGCGCCGATGCTCGACATCGCCGAACTGCTGCGCGGCGAGGCCGCGCACGGGCCGGCGCTTCGGGCGAGAGCGGCGGACGGCGCGTACGTCATCCACACCTCGGGCTCCACGGGTGTGCCGAAGCCCGCTGTCGTCACGGTCCGGGGCCTGACCAACCATGTGTGGCAGATGGTCGAGCACTTCGGCCTGGGCCCGGAGGACTGCGTTGGCCAGACGGCCCCGACGTCCTTCGACATCTCCGTGTGGCAGCTCCTCACCGGACTGGCGGCGGGGGCGCGGACCAGGATCGCCGACGGCGCGTCCCCGGCCCGGCTCGCGGCGGCGATCGACGACGGCATCACCGTCCTCCAGATCGTGCCCATGATGATCGCGGCCATCCTGGAAGAGGGCGTGCACCGCGGGCTCCACCGTCTGCGCGCGGTCATCTCCACGGGAGAGGAGCTGACCTGGGACATCGCGCGCCGGTGGCACGTCGCGTGCCCGTCCGTCGCGCTATACAACGCCTATGGTCCCGCCGAGTGCGCGGACGACGTGACGATCGGCAAGGTCACACCGCAGGACGACCAAACCCGGCCGGTGCCGATCGGGGCGCCGTTGGCGAACACCTCGATCCACGTGCTGGACGACACCTTGGCCGCCGTGCCGTTCGGCGTCGTCGGAGAGCTGTGCGTGGGCGGCGACGGGGTCGGACGCGGCTATCTGGGAGACCCGCGCCGGACCGCGATCGCGTTCGTGCCTGACCCCTTCGGGCCACCGGGCGCCCGACTGTATCGAACCGGCGATGTGGGCAGGCGCACCGGAGACGGCGTGCTGGAATACCTCGGCCGGGCGGACCGCCAGGTCTCCGTGCGCGGACTGCGCATCGAACCGGGCGAGGTCGAGGCGGCGCTGCGCGAACTGCCCGGCGTGGCGGACGCGGCGGTGAAGACCCACGAGACCCCACACGGAGTCTCCCTGGTGGCCCACCTGGCGTACGGCGACGACGACCGCACCGCGCCCGACGCCTCGCCGACGACCGGACAAGCCCGTGGAGACGAGGAGCCCGCGGCCGACGGCCCGGCACGGGAAGTGGCCGCCGACGCATACGCCCGCATTCGCCACGCGCTGCGCGACCGGCTGCCCCGCCACATGATCCCCTCGGTGTGCGTACGGTGGCCGAGCCTGCCCCGAAGTGCCAACGGCAAGGTCGATCACGCGGCACTCACCTACGTGCCCGCCGCGCCGCACGAGGCCGCGGAGATCCGCGACGACCAGGTCGCCGCCGCCGTACGGGCTGCCTGGTGCGCGGTCCTCGAACGCCCGGACATCGGCTGGCGCGACAACTTCTTCCTGCTGGGCGGCCATTCGCTGCTCGCGCTGCGGATGCTCGACCGGGTCTCCCGCACCCTCGCGATAGAATTCGACGTCGAGTCGGTCTTCGCGCACCCGTGCCTGGACGAGTTCGTGGAAGCGGTACGGCACGCGAGCCCACGCGCCGGGACCTCGTTCGCCCCGGCGGCGACCTTCGTGACCTACCCGGTGCCGGCGAGCGCCGCGCAGCAGCGCTTTTGGTTCCTGCGCGAACTCGACGCCCGCAGCCCCGTCTACAACATGCCGGGCGTGCTGCGCTTCACCGGGCCACTCGACCCCGCGCGGCTGGAGCGGAGCCTGCGCGCGGTGCTCGCCGCGCACCCTGTACTGCTGGCTCGGTTCACCGAGGTGGACGGCGTACCGCACTGGGAACCCGCGCCCGTCGAGGAGTTCGAGTTGGCCCACGCCGATCTGCGCGGCGCGGTCGCGGAGTTCGGGCCCGAGGCCGTGGAGCAAGTGATCGCACAGGAGGCGGGCACCGGGTTCGCCCTGCCCGCGGAACTCCCCTTCAGGGCGTTGCTCGTCCGGGGCGGACCCGAGGAATGGCATCTGGCCGTCACCATCGACCACCTGGTGTGCGACGGCGGCTCCCTGCCCGTCTTCCTGCGCCAGTTGGCCGACCACTACAACGGACGGCCACCGGCCGCCAACCCCTACACGTACGCGCAGTACTGCGTGGACGAGCACACCTGGCTGGCCGACGCGACCGGCCTCGCGGACGAGTGGCACGGGGCGCTCCCCGCGCGCCCCGTCACCGCGCCCGACGTGGCGGCCCCCACCACCCCACTCGTCGAAGGACCGGACGGTGCCCAGGGCGCGCCCCGGCACTGGTTCGACGTCGACGAGCGGACGGCCGAAGCCGTCCGGGAGTGCGCGGGCAGGACCGGGACCACCCCCTTCATGGTCTTCGCGACCGCGCTCGCCGCCCTGCTGCGCGGCGGCGACACACCGCAGACCATCGTCCTGGGAACCCTGATCGCGAACCGGGACCACCCCGCGCTCCAGGACGTCGTGGGGCCGCTGCTCAACGTGTCGCTGCTGCCTGTCCCGCTCGGCCCGACGGACTCCTTCCACGACGCGCTCAAGCACGTACGGGACAGCTCGCTGCGCGCCTACCGGTCGCGCTACACGCCGTTCCAGCAGGTGGTACGGGCGGTCACGCACGAGGCGGACCCGACGCACACACCGTTCGACGTCATGGTCGTGATGCAGCCGCCGGCCGACCCGACACCCGACTTCGACGGCGTCACCACCGAACTGACCGAGATCGACAACGGCACCTCGCCGTACCCGCTCACGCTCGACATCGAACCCCGCGCGGGCGGCTACCGCTGCTCGCTGCGGTACGCGGCGGACCGGTACGGCGGCACGGGGATCGCGCGGCTGGCCGAGCGCTACCTGAAGGTGCTGGCCGCGTGCGCGGCGAGCCCGGAAGAAGCCATGGAGGGGGAGCGATGA
- a CDS encoding formylglycine-generating enzyme family protein, translating to MSESVGTGATVGASDTSGTSRTGAIGVRTEFDWVTIPGGPFTMGVDRVRPDGTPDQAAPAHEVDVPEFRIARSPVTVADFRRFVEATGHRTTAEETGRSWVWVGGADTTTLGQDDLWLEVAGAAWHTPRGPGSDVEKKDDHPVTHVSRADCLAFCAWAGVRLPTEAEWEKAARGTDRRTYAWGDDEPTPDVCNHSMFVGDTTPVGAYPSAAGPFGLNDIAGNVWEWVSTGWHPYPFRADRTQSLRTKQGAMELGVVRGNSFFNDCNPATMRVTLRLYSLLLYTCYDVGFRVCAV from the coding sequence ATGAGCGAATCGGTCGGCACAGGTGCGACGGTCGGAGCGTCCGACACGAGCGGCACGAGCAGGACGGGGGCGATCGGCGTGCGTACGGAATTCGACTGGGTCACCATTCCGGGCGGCCCGTTCACCATGGGCGTCGACCGGGTGCGCCCGGACGGCACCCCCGACCAGGCCGCGCCGGCCCACGAGGTCGACGTGCCGGAGTTCCGGATCGCCCGCTCGCCCGTGACGGTCGCGGACTTCCGGCGGTTCGTCGAGGCGACCGGCCACCGGACCACCGCCGAGGAGACGGGCCGCAGCTGGGTGTGGGTCGGCGGAGCGGACACCACCACACTGGGGCAGGACGATCTTTGGCTGGAGGTGGCGGGTGCCGCGTGGCACACGCCGCGCGGGCCCGGCTCCGACGTCGAGAAGAAGGACGACCACCCGGTCACCCACGTGAGCCGGGCCGACTGCCTCGCCTTCTGCGCGTGGGCGGGCGTGCGCCTGCCCACCGAGGCGGAGTGGGAGAAGGCGGCCCGCGGCACGGACCGCCGGACCTACGCGTGGGGCGACGACGAGCCGACGCCCGATGTCTGCAACCACAGCATGTTCGTCGGCGACACGACCCCGGTCGGGGCCTACCCCTCGGCCGCGGGCCCGTTCGGCCTGAACGACATCGCCGGGAACGTCTGGGAATGGGTGTCGACGGGATGGCACCCGTACCCGTTCCGCGCCGACAGAACACAGTCGCTGAGGACCAAACAGGGCGCCATGGAACTCGGTGTCGTACGCGGCAATTCCTTCTTCAACGACTGCAACCCCGCCACCATGCGGGTCACCCTGAGGCTTTATTCGCTGCTCCTTTACACCTGCTACGACGTGGGTTTCCGGGTGTGCGCGGTCTGA
- a CDS encoding cupin-like domain-containing protein — translation MSDTDVGHPDRVTHQNLLRDRLRSQGVDMRPLPRLTDATPADLEWAIGEARSPMLFAGLTDAWPALENWTPDRLAKSHGDKRVTALMGLPTSGVLYPGDQHDYERQLTFGEFLEEMLRDGPPCYLAHVRIEEILPPEDHDFRALLSPEQEAVDTRAWIGSAGTRSMLHSDLNDNLFVQIWGEKEVVLIPWDQTPAAYPFPDNLVNSSLDLAHADLVKNPLLKDATLYGAVVRPGDVLFVPRGCWHDFRALSPSVSVNHWFGPPMPFQEYAKVLLKLGPTHWAAAARDFVRHGVLDRPEPMNFFFSPSSTGKRLYDLVRRGDFSHGNSNIT, via the coding sequence ATGAGCGACACCGACGTGGGTCACCCGGACCGGGTGACCCACCAGAACTTGCTGCGCGACCGGCTCCGCTCCCAGGGCGTGGACATGCGCCCGCTGCCCAGGCTCACCGATGCCACCCCGGCCGACCTGGAGTGGGCGATCGGCGAGGCGCGCAGCCCGATGCTGTTCGCCGGGCTGACGGACGCGTGGCCGGCCCTAGAGAACTGGACGCCGGACCGGCTCGCGAAGTCCCATGGCGACAAGCGGGTCACCGCGCTGATGGGGCTGCCGACCAGCGGTGTGCTCTATCCCGGCGACCAGCACGACTACGAGCGGCAGTTGACGTTCGGCGAGTTCCTGGAGGAGATGCTCCGGGACGGGCCGCCCTGCTACCTCGCCCACGTGCGCATCGAGGAGATCCTGCCGCCCGAGGACCACGACTTCCGGGCGCTGCTGAGCCCGGAGCAGGAAGCCGTGGACACCCGCGCCTGGATCGGCTCGGCCGGCACCCGGTCGATGCTGCACTCCGACCTGAACGACAACCTCTTCGTGCAGATCTGGGGCGAGAAGGAAGTCGTGCTCATCCCGTGGGACCAGACGCCCGCCGCCTATCCGTTCCCGGACAACCTCGTCAACAGCAGCCTCGACCTGGCCCACGCGGACCTCGTCAAGAACCCGCTGCTGAAGGACGCGACGCTGTACGGCGCGGTCGTGCGCCCCGGCGACGTCCTGTTCGTGCCGCGCGGCTGCTGGCACGACTTCCGGGCGCTGTCGCCGTCGGTCTCGGTGAACCACTGGTTCGGACCGCCGATGCCGTTCCAGGAGTACGCGAAGGTGCTGCTCAAGCTCGGCCCCACGCACTGGGCCGCCGCCGCGCGGGACTTCGTGAGGCACGGCGTGCTGGACCGGCCGGAGCCGATGAATTTCTTCTTCAGCCCGTCCAGTACGGGCAAGCGGCTGTACGACCTGGTGCGGCGCGGCGACTTCTCCCACGGCAACTCGAACATCACGTAA
- a CDS encoding MFS transporter: MKPRLGGEFLKLWVGQGVSQFGTQVSMLAIPTLAILVYQATPFQVSVIGAAQVVPFALFALPAGTLVDRWPRRLTLIVCDTGRALAAGALVLAYLAGYRELWVIYVVAAVMGTFTVVFDIAYLSLVPQVVGAKGLLGANARLSATDSVAETAGPAIGGALVAAIGPAKAVFVDSVSYLISVVVLLFMKTEETAREKPKLDARTMLAEIREGLRFVVKHPVLARLAVANSTFDFGVAIFQSVYLIFLYKTLHFSPWQVGLLAAVTGVSNVLGAMTISRVVGRFGLGPTLVHSILAGGVAYLFLPLSQMGAAIAVIVVVNVIAGFTNAWYDINQYTLRQTVTPDHLLGRVNATMRMIFSGPRPLGFLLGGGLAVWTSVPTTIFLGALVSTVSALFVFFGPIRAVREAGEDETQEAVTT; this comes from the coding sequence GTGAAGCCGAGGTTGGGCGGGGAGTTCCTCAAGCTGTGGGTGGGGCAGGGGGTCAGTCAGTTCGGCACCCAGGTCTCCATGCTGGCGATCCCCACACTCGCCATCCTGGTCTACCAAGCGACACCGTTCCAGGTCAGCGTGATCGGAGCGGCCCAGGTCGTGCCCTTCGCGCTGTTCGCCCTGCCTGCGGGAACGCTGGTGGACAGGTGGCCCCGGCGCCTGACGCTCATCGTGTGCGACACCGGCCGCGCGCTCGCCGCGGGCGCGCTGGTGCTCGCGTACCTCGCCGGCTACCGGGAGCTGTGGGTCATCTACGTGGTGGCCGCCGTGATGGGCACCTTCACTGTGGTGTTCGACATCGCCTATCTGTCGCTGGTGCCGCAGGTGGTCGGCGCCAAGGGGCTGCTCGGCGCCAACGCGCGGCTCAGCGCCACCGACTCGGTCGCGGAGACGGCGGGCCCCGCGATCGGCGGTGCGCTGGTCGCCGCGATCGGCCCGGCCAAGGCGGTGTTCGTCGACTCGGTGTCCTACCTGATCTCCGTGGTGGTGCTGCTCTTCATGAAGACCGAGGAGACGGCGCGGGAGAAGCCGAAGCTGGACGCACGCACGATGCTGGCGGAGATCCGCGAGGGGCTGCGGTTCGTGGTCAAGCACCCGGTGCTGGCGCGGCTCGCGGTGGCCAACTCGACGTTCGACTTCGGCGTCGCGATCTTCCAGTCTGTGTACCTGATCTTCCTGTACAAGACACTGCACTTCTCGCCGTGGCAGGTGGGTCTGCTGGCGGCGGTTACCGGCGTCTCGAACGTCCTGGGCGCCATGACGATCTCGCGCGTGGTCGGCCGGTTCGGACTCGGCCCGACGCTGGTCCACTCGATCCTCGCGGGCGGTGTGGCGTACCTGTTCCTCCCGCTCTCGCAGATGGGTGCCGCGATCGCCGTGATCGTGGTCGTCAACGTGATCGCCGGATTCACCAACGCCTGGTACGACATCAACCAGTACACGCTGCGTCAGACGGTCACCCCGGACCACCTGCTGGGCCGGGTCAACGCGACGATGCGCATGATCTTCTCCGGCCCCAGGCCGCTCGGCTTCCTCCTCGGTGGCGGGCTGGCCGTGTGGACGAGCGTTCCCACGACGATCTTCCTCGGCGCGCTGGTGTCCACCGTGTCCGCGCTCTTCGTCTTCTTCGGGCCCATCAGGGCCGTGCGCGAGGCGGGCGAGGACGAGACGCAGGAAGCGGTGACGACATGA
- a CDS encoding amidinotransferase, whose protein sequence is MSGRSEEEFYVVNSYTEWDPLEEVVVGSLAGGVFPTWQESMGPTLPHDSVRIFKERGGTPLPAEHAAAAEEELDGFAAVLRERGITVVRPEPADHARTFGTPQWQSAGNSSGMPRDLLIVVGDTIVETPMSWRCRKHEVDAFRGLIKSYFRRGGGWLAAPQPELKDTLFDGDFDAATETGWAVSDFEPVFDAADFMRFGDDLIVQRSHVTNEFGIEWMRRALGSRFRVHEVPVNDPHAMHIDATMVPLAPGKLLVNPDRYIPNPLFRDWEILEAPKPALGPDWPMYFCSPWLSMNVLSLDEKTIVVERQEQPLLDALTDWGFTCVPVDFRHVYSFGGSFHCATLDVRRRGRGGTYLNGTA, encoded by the coding sequence TTGTCCGGCCGTTCCGAGGAAGAATTTTATGTCGTCAACTCCTACACCGAATGGGATCCGCTGGAGGAGGTCGTCGTCGGCAGCCTCGCCGGGGGCGTGTTCCCGACCTGGCAGGAGTCGATGGGACCGACCCTGCCGCACGACTCCGTGCGCATCTTCAAGGAGCGGGGCGGCACACCCCTGCCCGCCGAGCACGCCGCCGCAGCCGAGGAGGAACTCGACGGGTTCGCGGCGGTCCTCCGGGAGCGCGGCATCACGGTCGTACGGCCCGAACCCGCCGACCATGCACGGACGTTCGGCACGCCACAGTGGCAGAGTGCGGGCAACTCGTCGGGCATGCCCCGCGACCTGCTGATCGTCGTCGGGGACACCATCGTCGAGACGCCGATGTCGTGGCGCTGCCGCAAGCACGAGGTGGACGCCTTCCGCGGCCTGATCAAGTCGTACTTCCGGCGCGGCGGCGGCTGGCTCGCCGCCCCCCAACCGGAGCTGAAGGACACGTTGTTCGACGGCGACTTCGACGCGGCGACCGAGACGGGCTGGGCGGTCTCGGACTTCGAGCCGGTCTTCGACGCCGCCGACTTCATGCGGTTCGGCGACGACCTGATAGTCCAACGCAGCCACGTGACCAACGAGTTCGGCATCGAGTGGATGCGCCGCGCGCTCGGCTCCCGATTCCGGGTGCACGAGGTGCCGGTCAACGACCCACACGCCATGCACATCGACGCCACGATGGTGCCGCTCGCCCCCGGCAAACTCCTGGTCAACCCTGACCGATACATACCGAACCCGCTGTTCCGGGACTGGGAGATCCTGGAGGCGCCGAAGCCGGCGCTGGGCCCGGATTGGCCGATGTACTTCTGCAGCCCCTGGCTGAGCATGAACGTCCTGTCCCTCGACGAGAAGACCATCGTCGTCGAGCGTCAGGAGCAGCCGCTGCTGGACGCGCTCACCGACTGGGGCTTCACCTGCGTGCCCGTGGACTTCCGGCACGTCTACAGTTTCGGCGGCTCCTTCCACTGCGCCACGCTGGACGTGCGACGCCGTGGCCGGGGCGGTACCTATCTGAACGGAACCGCATGA